Below is a genomic region from Oreochromis niloticus isolate F11D_XX linkage group LG13, O_niloticus_UMD_NMBU, whole genome shotgun sequence.
AGGGGCCCAGAATGTGGGATTGTGGCGTGGGAGCGGCGTGGGAGCGGCGTGGGAGCTGTGGCCTCTTGTGCACgtctgagaggggcccggaTTGTGTGGAGGCGTGGGAGTGGCGCCCTCTTGCCCGCGTACAGCAGGGCCCAGAATGTGGGGTTGTGGCGTGGGAACTGTGGCCTCTTGTGCACGTGTGAGAGGGGCCCGGATTGTGTGGAGGCGTGGGAGTGGCACCCTCTTGCACGTTTGCAGCAGGGGTCCAGTATGTTGGTGGCGGTGTGGGAGCGGTTTCCTCTTGTGCGCATGTGAGAGGGGCCCGGATTGTGTGGAGGCGTGGGAGTGGCACCCTCTTGCACGTGTGCACTTGGGGTCCAGTATGTTGGGTGGCAGTGTGGGAGCGGTTTCCTTTTGTGCGCATGTTAGAGGGGCCCGGATTGTGTGGAGGCGTGGGAGTGGCACCCTCTTACATGCGTACAGTAGGGGCCCAGAATGTGGACTTGTGGCGTGGGAGCGGCGGCCTCTTGTGCACGTGTGAGAGGGGCCCGGATTGTGTGGAGGCGTGGGAGTGGCACCCTCTTGCACGTGTGCAGCAGGGGCCCAGAATGTGGGGTTTTGGCGTGGGAACTGTGGCCTCTTGTGCACGTGTGAGAGGGGCCCGGATTGTGTGGAGGCGTGGGAGTGGCACCCTCTTCAACGTGTGCAGTTGGGGTCCAGTATGTTGGTGGCGGTGTGGGAGCGGTTTCCTCTTGTGCGCATGTGAGAGGGCCCGGATTGTGTGGAGGCGTGGGAGTGGCACCCTCTTGCACGCGTACAGTAGGGGCCCAGAATGTGGGGTTGTGGCGTGGGAGCGGCGTGGGAGCTGTGGCCTCTTGTGCACGTATGAGAGGGGCCCGGATTGTGTGGAGGCGTGGGAGTGGCACCCTCTTGCACGCGTACAGTAGGGGCCCAGAATGTGGGGTTGTGGTGTGGGAGCTGTGGCCTCTTGTGCACATGTGAGAGGGGCCCGGATTGTGTGGAGGCGTGGGAGTGGCACCCTCTTGCACGTGTGCACTTGGGGTCCAGTATGTTGGGTGGCAGTGTGGGAGCGGTTTCCTTTTGTGCGCATGTGAGAGGGGCCCGGATTGTGTGGAGGCGTGGGAGTGGCACCCTCTTACATGCGTACAGTAGGGGCCCAGAATGTGGACTTGTGGCGTGGGAGAAGTAAATAATTAGCTGTTATTCAAAGGTGATTTATCACTAATAAGTTAGGCCATCATTAGAGGCTGAGATATGAAAGATATTAAACACAAAGGATTCTTGATTAAAATTTATGGAAGACATTTGCAAGAGAATAGATAGAGTTGGCTTTGGTGCAAATTtacaaaagatttaaaatatatatgtttgtgtgagtgtctgtgtgtgtatgaatgaaATTATTCTTGAATTGTTATGATATAGGCATTTAATTCAGTTACCAAAAAATCATCAAACTATTTTATTTGATTGCAAAACCAGAACAAATGAAAGGTCTTAGATTTTTATACTTTGCTGGAGGGGACCAGAGTGTACAGTGGCGTGGTAGCCATGTCCTCTTGCGCGCGTGCGGTAGGgatccagtatgttggctggcgGTGTGGGAGCGGTTTCCTCTTGTGCGCGTGTGAGAGGGGCCCGGATTGTGTGGAGGCGTGGGAGTGGCACCCTCTTGCACGCGTACAGTAGGGGCCCAGAATGTGGGGTTGTGGTGTGGGAGCTGTGGCCTCTTGTGCACATGTGAGAGGGGCCCGGATTGTGTGGAGGCGTGGGAGTGGCACCCTCTTGCACGTGTGCACTTGGGGTCCAGTATGTTGGGTGACAGTGTGGGAGCGGTTTCCTTTTGTGCGCATGTGAGAGGGGCCCGGATTGTGTGGAGGCGTGGGAGTGGCACCCTCTTACATGCGTACAGTAGGGGCCCAGAATGTGGACTTGTGGCGTGGGAGCGGCGTGGGAGCTGTGGCCTCTTGTGCACGTGTGAGAGGGGCCCGGATTGTGTGGAGGCGTGGGAGTGGCACCCTCTTGCACGCGTACAGTAGGGGCCCAGAATGTGGGGTTGTGGTGTGGGAGCTGTGGCCTCTTGTGCACATGTGAGAGGGGCCCGGATTGTGTGGAGGCGTGGGAGTGGCACCCTCTTGCACGTGTGCACTTGGGGTCCAGTATGTTGGGTGGCAGTGTGGGAGCGGTTTCCTTTGTGCGCATGTGAGAGGGGCCCGGATTGTGTGGAGGCGTGGGAGTGGCACCCTCTTACATGCGTACAGTAGGGGCCCAGAATGTGGACTTGTGGCGTGGGAGCGGCGGCCTCTTGTGCACGTGTGAGAGGGGCCCGGATTGTGTGGAGGCGTGGGAGTGGCACCCTCTTGCACGTGTGCAGCAGGGGCCCAGAATGTGGGGTTTTGGCGTGGGAACTGTGGCCTCTTGTGCACGTGTGAGAGGGGCCCGGATTGTGTGGAGGCGTGGGAGTGGCACCCTCTTCAACGTGTGCAGTTGGGGTCCAGTATGTTGGTGGCGGTGTGGGAGCGGTTTCCTCTTGTGCGCATGTGAGAGGGGCCCGGATTGTGTGGAGGCGTGGGAGTGGCACCCTCTTGCACGCGTACAGTAGGGGCCCAGAATGTGGGGTTGTGGCGTGGGAGCGGCGTGGGAGCTGTGGCCTCTTGTGCACGTGTGAGAGGGGCCCGGATTGTGTGGAGGCGTGGGAGTGGCACCCTCTTGCACGCGTACAGCAGGGGCCCTGAATGTGGGGTTGTGGCGTGGGAACTGTGGCCTCTTGTGCACGTGTGAGAGGGGCCCGGATTGTGTGGAGGCGTGGGAGTGGCACCCTCTTGCACGCGTACAGCAGGGGCCCTGAATGTGGGGTTGTGGCGTGGGAACTGTGGCCTCTTGTGCACGTGTGAGAGGGGCCCGGATTGTGTGGAGGCGTGGGAGTGGCACCCTCTTGCACGCGTACAGTTGGGGTCCAGTATGTTGGTGGCGGTGTGGGAGCGGTTTCCTCTTGTGCGCATGTGAGAGGGGCACGGATTGTGTGGAGGCG
It encodes:
- the LOC109204838 gene encoding extensin isoform X4, which codes for MHKTPPLPHCSHTFWAPTVRVQEGATPRLHTIRAPLTRAQEATVPTPQPHILGPYCTHARGCHSHASTQSGPLSHAHKRKPLPHRHQHTGPQLHTCKRVPLPRLHTIRAPLTRAQEATVPTPKPHILGPCCTRARGCHSHASTQSGPLSHVHKRPQFPRHNPTFWAPAVRGQEGATPTPPHNPGPSHTCTRGHSSHATTPHSGPLLYAGKRAPLPRLHTIRAPLRRAQEATAPTPLPRRSHATIPHSGPLLYACKRVPLPRLHTIRAPLTCAQEETAPTPPPTYWTPTVRVQEGATPTPPHNPGPSHTCTRGHSSHATTPHSGPLLYACKRVPLPRLHTIRAPLTRAQEATVPTPQPHIQGPCCTRARGCHSHASTQSGPLSHVHKRPQFPRQNPTFWAPAAHVQEGATPTPPHNPGPSHTCTRGRRSHATSPHSGPLLYACKRVPLPRLHTIRAPLTCAQRKPLPHCHPTYWTPSAHVQEGATPTPPHNPGPSHTCTRGHSSHAAPTPQVHILGPYCTHVRGCHSHASTQSGPLSHAHKRKPLPHCHPTYWTPSAHVQEGATPTPPHNPGPSHMCTRGHSSHTTTPHSGPLLYACKRVPLPRLHTIRAPLIRAQEATAPTPLPRHNPTFWAPTVRVQEGATPTPPHNPGPLTCAQEETAPTPPPTYWTPTAHVEEGATPTPPHNPGPSHTCTRGHSSHAKTPHSGPLLHTCKRVPLPRLHTIRAPLTRAQEAAAPTPQVHILGPYCTHVRGCHSHASTQSGPL
- the LOC109204838 gene encoding arginine-glutamic acid dipeptide repeats protein isoform X5 — protein: MQEGATPTPPHNPGPSHMRTRGNRSHTATNILDPNCTRARGCHSHASTQSGPLSHVHKRPQFPRQNPTFWAPAAHVQEGATPTPPHNPGPSHTCTRGHSSHATTPHSGPLLYAGKRAPLPRLHTIRAPLTRAQEATVPTPQPHILGPCCTRARGRHSHASTQSGPLSDVHKRPQLPRRSHAAPTPQSHILGPYCTRARGCHSHASTQSVPLSHAHKRKPLPHRHQHTGPQLYACKRVPLPRLHTIRAPLTRAQEATVPTPQPHIQGPCCTRARGCHSHASTQSGPLSHVHKRPQLPRRSHATTPHSGPLLYACKRVPLPRLHTIRAPLTCAQEETAPTPPPTYWTPTAHVEEGATPTPPHNPGPSHTCTRGHSSHAKTPHSGPLLHTCKRVPLPRLHTIRAPLTRAQEAAAPTPQVHILGPYCTHVRGCHSHASTQSGPLSHAHKGNRSHTATQHTGPQVHTCKRVPLPRLHTIRAPLTCAQEATAPTPQPHILGPYCTRARGCHSHASTQSGPLSHVHKRPQLPRRSHATSPHSGPLLYACKRVPLPRLHTIRAPLTCAQKETAPTLPPNILDPKCTRARGCHSHASTQSGPLSHVHKRPQLPHHNPTFWAPTVRVQEGATPTPPHNPGPSHTCTRGHSSHAAPTPQPHILGPYCTRARGCHSHASTQSGPSHMRTRGNRSHTATNILDPNCTR
- the LOC109204838 gene encoding extensin isoform X2, which codes for MHKTPPLPHCSHTFWAPTVRVQEGATPRLHTIRAPLTRAQEATVPTPQPHILGPYCTHARGCHSHASTQSGPLSHAHKRKPLPHRHQHTGPQLHTCKRVPLPRLHTIRAPLTRAQEATVPTPKPHILGPCCTRARGCHSHASTQSGPLSHVHKRPQFPRHNPTFWAPAVRGQEGATPTPPHNPGPSHTCTRGHSSHATTPHSGPLLYAGKRAPLPRLHTIRAPLRRAQEATAPTPLPRRSHATIPHSGPLLYACKRVPLPRLHTIRAPLTCAQEETAPTPPPTYWTPTVRVQEGATPTPPHNPGPSHTCTRGHSSHATTPHSGPLLYACKRVPLPRLHTIRAPLTRAQEATVPTPQPHIQGPCCTRARGCHSHASTQSGPLSHVHKRPQLPRRSHATTPHSGPLLYACKRVPLPRLHTIRAPLTCAQEETAPTPPPTYWTPTAHVEEGATPTPPHNPGPSHTCTRGHSSHAKTPHSGPLLHTCKRVPLPRLHTIRAPLTRAQEAAAPTPQVHILGPYCTHVRGCHSHASTQSGPLSHAHKGNRSHTATQHTGPQVHTCKRVPLPRLHTIRAPLTCAQEATAPTPQPHILGPYCTRARGCHSHASTQSGPLSHVHKRPQLPRRSHATSPHSGPLLYACKRVPLPRLHTIRAPLTCAQKETAPTLPPNILDPKCTRARGCHSHASTQSGPLSHVHKRPQLPHHNPTFWAPTVRVQEGATPTPPHNPGPSHTCTRGHSSHAAPTPQPHILGPYCTRARGCHSHASTQSGPSHMRTRGNRSHTATNILDPNCTR
- the LOC109204838 gene encoding nascent polypeptide-associated complex subunit alpha, muscle-specific form isoform X1 — its product is MHKTPPLPHCSHTFWAPTVRVQEGATPRLHTIRAPLTRAQEATVPTPQPHILGPYCTHARGCHSHASTQSGPLSHAHKRKPLPHRHQHTGPQLHTCKRVPLPRLHTIRAPLTRAQEATVPTPKPHILGPCCTRARGCHSHASTQSGPLSHVHKRPQFPRHNPTFWAPAVRGQEGATPTPPHNPGPSHTCTRGHSSHAAPTPQVHILGPYCTHVRGCHSHASTQSGPLSHAHKRKPLPHRHQHTGPLLQTCKRVPLPRLHTIRAPLTRAQEATVPTPQPHILGPCCTRARGRHSHASTQSGPLSDVHKRPQLPRRSHAAPTPQSHILGPYCTRARGCHSHASTQSVPLSHAHKRKPLPHRHQHTGPQLYACKRVPLPRLHTIRAPLTRAQEATVPTPQPHIQGPCCTRARGCHSHASTQSGPLSHVHKRPQLPRRSHATTPHSGPLLYACKRVPLPRLHTIRAPLTCAQEETAPTPPPTYWTPTAHVEEGATPTPPHNPGPSHTCTRGHSSHAKTPHSGPLLHTCKRVPLPRLHTIRAPLTRAQEAAAPTPQVHILGPYCTHVRGCHSHASTQSGPLSHAHKGNRSHTATQHTGPQVHTCKRVPLPRLHTIRAPLTCAQEATAPTPQPHILGPYCTRARGCHSHASTQSGPLSHVHKRPQLPRRSHATSPHSGPLLYACKRVPLPRLHTIRAPLTCAQKETAPTLPPNILDPKCTRARGCHSHASTQSGPLSHVHKRPQLPHHNPTFWAPTVRVQEGATPTPPHNPGPSHTCTRGHSSHAAPTPQPHILGPYCTRARGCHSHASTQSGPSHMRTRGNRSHTATNILDPNCTR
- the LOC109204838 gene encoding mediator of DNA damage checkpoint protein 1 isoform X3, whose translation is MHKTPPLPHCSHTFWAPTVRVQEGATPRLHTIRAPLTRAQEATVPTPQPHILGPYCTHARGCHSHASTQSGPLSHAHKRKPLPHRHQHTGPQLHTCKRVPLPRLHTIRAPLTRAQEATVPTPKPHILGPCCTRARGCHSHASTQSGPLSHVHKRPQFPRHNPTFWAPAVRGQEGATPTPPHNPGPSHTCTRGHSSHAAPTPQVHILGPYCTHVRGCHSHASTQSGPLSHAHKRKPLPHRHQHTGPLLQTCKRVPLPRLHTIRAPLTRAQEATVPTPQPHILGPCCTRARGRHSHASTQSGPLSDVHKRPQLPRRSHAAPTPQSHILGPYCTRARGCHSHASTQSVPLSHAHKRKPLPHRHQHTGPQLYACKRVPLPRLHTIRAPLTRAQEATVPTPQPHIQGPCCTRARGCHSHASTQSGPLSHVHKRPQFPRHNPTFRAPAVRVQEGATPTPPHNPGPSHTCTRGHSSHAKTPHSGPLLHTCKRVPLPRLHTIRAPLTRAQEAAAPTPQVHILGPYCTHVRGCHSHASTQSGPLSHAHKGNRSHTATQHTGPQVHTCKRVPLPRLHTIRAPLTCAQEATAPTPQPHILGPYCTRARGCHSHASTQSGPLSHVHKRPQLPRRSHATSPHSGPLLYACKRVPLPRLHTIRAPLTCAQKETAPTLPPNILDPKCTRARGCHSHASTQSGPLSHVHKRPQLPHHNPTFWAPTVRVQEGATPTPPHNPGPSHTCTRGHSSHAAPTPQPHILGPYCTRARGCHSHASTQSGPSHMRTRGNRSHTATNILDPNCTR